Part of the Herpetosiphonaceae bacterium genome is shown below.
CTGCCCCGTCAGCAGGTCGGTAGCGTCCTCGTGCAGCGCAATCTCAACCGGCTGGTTACGATGGTTGAGCATATACAGCAGCGCTGTCTGCTCCCCCTGTCGCCGCACAACCTCGACGCCCTCCGGCACAGCGTATGCCGCCCGTACCCCGGCATCCTCGCAGGCGCGATCGAGCAGCCAGGCGATGCCGCTCGTGTCGGGACGGGTGCCGACGTAGTAGGCGGTGCCTCGGCCAAAACGATGTCGCGTCGCCGCCGGTCGTCCGGCGTAGAATGCGTCGGCGTAGCGCGCGATGGCCGTCGCTCCTTCCAGGTCGATCAGATCGCTCCATAGGTCGCACGGGTAGCAGGCTCCGTCATCGGCGGTGATCGTGTTGGCCTGGCCCGGTGCGTAGGGCACGAACTCTTCGACGCGCAGGCCCAGCAGGGCGCGGAACGGAGCCGGATAGCCGCCGAGCCGCACATGGTCGCGCTCGTCCACGATGCCGCTGAAAAACGACATCATCAGCGTGCCGCCATCGGCGACATACTGCTCAAGCTGCCGGGCAGCCTCGTCGGACACAAGATACAGATTCGGGACGAGCACCAGGCGGTATCCGCGCAGATCGGCATCGGGCCGGACGAAGTCGACGGTGATGTTGCGCTGAAAGAGCGGATCGTAGAAGCTGCGCACCTGCTCGATCAGCCGCAGATCGGACGAGGGCCTGGCGTCCAGCTCAAGTGCCCACCAGCTCTCCCAGTCGAATACGATCGCGACCTCGGCGCTGACACGGGTGGTGATCACGCCACCGAGCCGCTGAAGCTCCTGGCCCAGCGCCACGACCTCGCGCCAGGTGCGCGACGCGGTGCCGACATGCGGCACCATCCCGCTGTGAAACTTCTCCGCCCCGGCCTTGGATGCCCGCCACTGAAAGAACATCACGCCATTGGAGCCGCGCGCGATCGCCTGGTGGCTCCAGAGCCGCATCTGGCCGGGCTGCTTGACCGGATTTTGCGACCGCCAGTTGACCTGGCTGGTCGCCTGCTCCATCAGCAGCCACGGCCTGCCCTGGCCCAGCGAGCGGACAAGATCGAAGTTCAGCGCCGCGTCGATATGCGTCAGCGGATCAGCCGGATCTTGGTACTGATCCAGGGAAACGAGATCTTCGCGGGCTGCCCACGTCCAATAGTCCAGCGGCTTGAAGAGACGCATGAAATTCGTTGTGATCGGGACATCCGGCGTGATTTCTTTGAGGATCGCCCGCTCAAGCTCGAAGCATTCGAGCAGGGCGTCCGACGAGAAGCGCTGCCAGTCGAGCTGCTGAGTCGGGTTTATGAACGTCGGCGCGCTGCGCGGCGGGTTGATCTCGTCCCACGCTGCGTACTGCTGGCTCCAGAAGGCCGTGCCCCAGGCCTCGTTGAGCGCCTCCAGCGTCTCGTAGCGGCGCTGGAGCCAGTCACGAAACGCCTGAGCCGACTCGTCGCAGTAGCAGGCGGCGACATGGCAGCCGTACTCATTCCCGACATGCCAGAGCGCGAGTGCCGGGTGGTCGCGGTAGCGCTCGGCGATGCGCCTGACCAACGCCTGCGCGGCATCACGATACGCTCGGCTGCTGGGGCAGTAGTGCTGACGGCTGCCCGGCCACAGCCGCACGCCCTCTGCCGTCACGGGTAGGCTTTCGGGATACAGCCTGGCGAGCCAGGGCGGTGGCGAGGCCGTGGCGGTGGCGAGATCGACCGCGATGCCGCTGGCGTGAAGCAGATCCATGATCCGATCGAGCCAGTCGAAGTCGTACTGGCCGGGCTGTGGCTCTAGCCTGGCCCAGGCAAAGATGCCGAGTGAGACAAGGTTGACGCTAGCCTCGCCCATCAGGCGCACATCTTCCGCCCAGATCGCTTCCGGCCACTGCTCCGGGTTGTAATCGCCGCCATAGGCCATGTGTGGCAAGGGAAACCGGCCTGCCTGTTGGTTCTGCTCCACGATGTCTCAGCCTCCATCTACCGTTTGTTCTCACGCAACCGACAAGCAGCTACACTGGCTCACACGTATGTGCCAGATATTCGGTATAGGCCGCCAGCGCGCCCTGGCTGTGCGCCCGCACCACCTGGGCCAGCCGCTCCTCGTCCCGATCGAGCATCGCCTGCACGATCGCGTGGTGCTCCTGCTGCGCCTGCGCCAGCCGAAACACCAGCACATCCTTCAGGTAGTAGCGCCGCACGCGGTCCCACTGGTTCAACACGCGCGCGGTCATCTCCTGAAGCATCGGCATGTCCGTCATGCGCACGATCGCCAGGTGAAACGCGGTGTTCAGATCGGCCCATTGATGGTACGCCGCTGACTCCACCGCCTGATCCATCGCCGCCAGCAGCTCGTGCAGGTGGTGGCGATCGGCGGGGGTGAGGCGCTGGGCGGCGGTGCGGGTGGCGACCAGCTCCAGGCCCTCCATGACGGTAAAGATCTCGATAATCGAGGCTTTGGAGATCGGGGCGACGGTAGCGCCGACGTGGGGGGTATTCTCGACGAGGCGCTCGGATTGGAGCATGTGGAGCGCCTCGCGGACAGGGATCGGGCTGACGCCGAGACGCTGCGCGATCGCTTCGATGCGCAGGCGCGCGCCCGGCGGCAGGTCGCCGCGCATGATGGCATCGCGCAGGGATTGGTAGACGAAGGCTTGCTTGGTTCTATAGCGCGGCTCGGGCACGAGTTGTGCTGACATAGTAGTCCTCGATTGTTCTAGTATTTGATCGTTTATTATATATCATATATCATAAGTGCTCTCCGGTCAATCGTCTCGATATGTGGAAACAGGATGATGCTTGACAGGTGGGATATATTATATATAATATATGAGCTATATAATTGCTGATAGTAAGAACGAATCAAAGGAACCGATATGTACACACGAAGGATTCTCTTACCCCTACTGGTCATCTTGAGCCTGCTCGTGGTCGCGTGCGGCGCGTCCGATGATTCAGGAGCGGCTAACACAACGGGCAGCACGGCGGCGAGCGGCAGCCCGGCAGCCAGTAGCGAGGCCAGCGCCTCACCTGCTGCCAGCACGGCGGCTGCGCCTGCGGCGGGCGGCGAGCAGGTCGAGCTACGCATCGCATGGTGGGGCTCGCAGAACCGGCACGACCGCACGCTCAAAGTGATCGAGATGTTCCAGAAAGAGCATCCGAACATTAAGATCACGCCTGAGTACAGCACCTTCGATGATCACTGGACCAGGCTGACGACTCAGGCTGCTGGCGGCAACATTCCGGACATTATTCAGCAAGATTATGCCAAGATCGCCGAGTGGGTTTCGCGCGACCAGCTCCTGCCGCTTGACGATTTCGTAGCGAGCGGTACGATCAGCCTTGGCAATGTCGCGGACGAGCAGCTTGCAGGCGGCAAGATCGACGGAAAGCTCTACGGCGTCAACCTCGGAACGAACGCGCTCGGCGTCCTGTATGATCCGGCGCTGTTCGAGCGGGCGGGCGTGGCAACGCCTGGCGCAGACTGGACATGGTCGGATCTTCAGCAGACCGCGAGCCAGCTCCACGAAAAACTGAACATCTACGGCATTGAAAACTTCTACAATGCTGAGTTCTTCAAGCTCTGGCTGAAAGATCACGGCGCGTGGATGTACAACGAAGACGGCACGGCGCTGGGCTATGACGACGATCAGCTTGCCGTCCAATTCTTCCAGATGCTCGTGGACATGCAAAAGTCGGGCGCGACGCCGACACGTGAGTTCGATGCCGGTCGGGGAACCGTTGGGATCGAAGACTCGCTGATCGTAACGGAGAAGTCGGCGATGATCTTCGTGTGGAGCAACATGCCTGCCGCGATCTCTGCGGCGAGCGGTGATCGCGCGCTTGAGCTCACACTGCCGCCGCAAGCCGAGAATGGCGGACAGGGCGTGTATTTGAAGCCATCGATGTTCTTCTCGATCTCCTCGAAGTCGCAGCATCCCAAAGAGGCCGCGATGTTCATCGACTACTTCACCAACAACGTTGAGGCCAACAAAGCGCTTGGAGCCGAGCGCGGCGTGCCGATCTCGCCGGAGATTCGCCAGGCGCTCCAGCCGGAGCTGCCAGCCATGCAGCAGAAGGTGTTCGCGTATATCAGCGAAGCCGAGAAGGTCGCGGCTCCGATTAACGCGCCTGATCCGGCGGGCCACTCGAAGGTTCTCACCGATGTCTATAACCCGATCATCGATCGGCTGCTCTACGGTGAGATCACACCCGCCGAGGCGGCGGCTCAGTTCCGCGCGGACGCGACCGCGATCCTGAAGTCTCGGTAGCGCGACTGGCTGCGCTGCGATCGGCCTCAGCGTGGGACATGGCCTCAGGTATGTCTGTCCCGGCACAAAGAAAGCACTGAGCGGCACGGTAATGCGTGCCGCTCAGTATGATGATCGGAATCCTACACGTGCGCCAGGTAGCGCTCGCACATCTGCGACAGGACGGCATCGCCTGCGGTATCCCAGATCGCCTGGTTGAAAATCTCTACCTCGATCGGTCCCGTGTATCCGGTGACATCGACGGCGGCTCGCAAGCGACGGAGCTCGATCACGCCATCGCCCATCATGCCGCGCCCCATCAGCAGATCCGGCGTCGGGACCAGCCAATCGTTGACGTGAAAGCCCAGAATCCGGCCTGTCGCGCGGCGGATCTGTGGATAGATTTCCGGGTCCCACCACACATGGTAGACATCGATCGCCACGCCCACCTGCTGCGCATCGAACTGCTCGGCAATATCGAGCGCCTGGGCAAGCGTCACAATCACCGAGCGATCGGCGGCAAACATCGGGTGCAGCGGCTCGATCGCCAGCCTGACGCCGTGCTCGCGCGCGTACGGCACCAGCGCCGCGATGCCATCCCGCACCATCTCGCGCGCGGCCTGAATATTCCGATCGGGTGCGGGGCCGCAGACCAGCACCAGCACGTCGGTGCCAAGCTCAGCCGCCTCGTCGATCGCACGACGGTTATCGTCGATGCGGGCCTGCCGCTCAGCGACCGTGACAGCCGGGAAAAATCCACCACGGCAGAGACTCGAAACACGCAGGCCGGCATCGCGCACAAGCCGCGCGCTGGCCGTAGCGCCTAGCTCGTCGACTTTGTGCCGCCACAGGCCGATCCAGGGAATACCTGCGCGGGCGCAGCCATCGACCGCCTGACGCACGCTCCAGTGCTGCGTTGTCGCCTGGTTCAGGCTCAGGCGTGAAAGATCCGTAAGTGGCCGCATCTGTCCCTCCTACACAACGCCCGCGACCGCCAGGACTCGCCGCATGCGCGCTGTGGCCTGGTCGGGATCGTTGAGGATGCCCGCCCGATCGGCGAGCATAAAGAGTTCGGCGAGATGGACGACCGAGCGCGCGCTTTCGTGTCCGGCCAGCATCCGAAAATGCTGCTGGTGGCCGTTGAGGTAGGCCAGAAAGACGACGCCGGTTTTGTAGTAGTAGGTCGGCGGCTGGAAGATATGCCGCGAAAGCGGGACGGTCGGCGCGAGAATCGCCTCGTAGCTGTCGAGATCGCCGCCGTCGAGCGCCTGGAGCGCTGCCGAGGCTGCCGGAGCGATGGCGTCGAAGATCCCAAGCAGCGCGTGACTGTGGCCCTGCGTGTCGCCGCGAATCAGCTCGGCGTAGTTGAAGTCGTCGCCGGTGTACATGCGCACGCGCGCGGGCAAGCGCCGACGCATAGCGATCTCGCGATCCTTATCCAGCAGCGAGATTTTGATGCCGTCGATCTTGGCGGCGTGCTCGTCGATGATCCGAAGACAATGCTCCATCGCCGCATCCAGATCGCGCGTCCCCCAGTAGCCAGCCAGCGCCGGATCGAACATGTCGCCGAGCCAGTGCAGGATCACCGGCTGCCGCACCTGTGAAAGAATCCGCCCGTACACCTGGGCATAGTCCTCAGGGCCACGGGCGCAGGCTGCCAGCGCGCGACTTGCCATCAGAATGATCCGACCGCCGACGCCCTCGACAAAGCTGCACTGCGCTTCATACGCCGCCTCGACCTCAGCCAATCGCACGCTCGGCCCAGGCATCAGGTGATCGGTCCCCGCGCCGCAGGCGATCGTGCCACCCACCGCGCGCGCCTCCGCCACGGATCGGCGAATAAGCTCCTGGGCGGTTGCCCAGCCCAGGCCCATGCCGCGCTGTGCGGTATCCATCGCGTCGGCGACGGCCAGCCCAAGCGACCACAGGTAGCGTCGGTAGGCCAGTGTCGTCTCCCAGTCGATCTGACTGTCACCGATCGGGTCGGTGTTGGCGAGCGGATCGACGACAACATGCGCGGCAGAGTAGGCGATGCGGCTCGTCAATGGCTGTGTCGGTGGCCGAAATGTGGACGGCGGGCCGGGCCGATAGGGCGCGAGCGTGCCGTCGGAGCGCGGCAGCAGTAGTTCTCTTGACATAATGCCACCTTATAGCTTCAGCTCAGGGACGTCTACCCAGCAGCGCTGCTGCCACGAGCGCAGGCCAAGCTCGGCCAGTTGCACGCCCCTGGCACCTTCCAGCAGATCGTAGGGAAACGGCTCGTCGCAGGCAACGTGGCGCAGGAACAGCTCCCACTGGACCTTGAAGGCGTTATCGAAGATCTGGTTGTCGGGTACTTCCTGCCAGTCGTCCCAGAAGTCGATCGGATTGGGAATGTCAGGGTTCCAGACGGCCCTGGGCGTATTGGCGCGGTGCTGCGTGCGGCACTCGCGCAATCCGGCGACCGCGCTGCCTTCGGTGCCGTCGACCTGAAGGCTAAACAGCTCATCCCGATAGACGCGCACGGCCCAGGACGAGTTGATCTGCGCGATGATGCCGCCCTCAAGCTCGAACGTGCCATAGGCCGCATCGTCGGCGGTTGCCCCGTAGCGCGCGCCCTGCTCGTCGAAGCGCTCTGGAATATGGGTTGCGCCCAGGCATGAAACCGATCGCACAGCGCCAAAGAGATGATCGAGGACGTAGCGCCAGTGCGCGAACATATCGACGATGATGCCGCCGTCGTCTTCCTTGCGGTAGTTCCACGATGGCCGCTGTGCGGGCTGCCAGTCGCCTTCAAACACCCAGTAGCCGAACTCGCCGCGCACCGAGAGAATGCGACCAAAGAAGCCGCTATCGACCAGCCGCTTGAGCTTGAGCAGACCGGGCAGCCAGAGCTTATCCTGAACCACGCCGTTTTTGACGCCAGCTTCGCGTGCGCGCCGCGCAAGATCCAGCGAGGTTTCGAGGTCGGTCGCGATCGGCTTCTCGCAGTAGATATGCTTTCCGGCGGCAATTGCCTCGCGAACACTTGCTGCCCGGCGCGTCGTCGTCTGCGCATCGAAGTAGATCACATCGTCCGGCGCGGCGAGGCACCGCTCAAGGTTGGTGCTCCATCGCTCGATCCCGTGCGCGCGTGCCAGCGCTGCGAGCTTATGCTCGCTCCGACCAACCAGGATTGGATCAGGCATCAGCCGGTCGCCGTTGGGCAGCGCCACGCCACCCTGCTGTCGAATGGCGACGATCGAGCGAATCAGATGTTGATTCATGCCCATCCGACCGGTAACGCCATTCATGATCAGACCAATTCTTTGCTCAGCCATATGCTGCTCCATCGTCTCTTGAGCACGCTGTGTGCTCGATTCCACATGCCGAGGACAAGGTTGTTCGGACAAGAGCGGATGCGATGGTGCATCAACAAGGCGAATGCTTGGGAACTCCCCCAACCATCCGGGCCGTACGACGTATGTGCAACCCCGCTCGCCATCCACCAGGCGCGGCCTGTTCTGTCAAGCCTGTGCTTCCAAACAGGCGTGTCCATTCAGGACGGAAAGATGAGCCCGCACCAATGCTATGCTCTCAGGTATAGTATATATTATATCATAAAATTATATATAATATCAAATATAAACCCCGTTGATTAATCTCGATCGTCTTATGCAGCTTCAAGCGTGCCAAGACATTGCAGGGCAGCGCCAGGCGCTCCCGGCTGATAGCCGAAGGCTGGCGAGGCATGATCTGTAGACGTTACGGGGAATATCCGGGCATGATAGCAGAGCCCTT
Proteins encoded:
- a CDS encoding beta-galactosidase produces the protein MEQNQQAGRFPLPHMAYGGDYNPEQWPEAIWAEDVRLMGEASVNLVSLGIFAWARLEPQPGQYDFDWLDRIMDLLHASGIAVDLATATASPPPWLARLYPESLPVTAEGVRLWPGSRQHYCPSSRAYRDAAQALVRRIAERYRDHPALALWHVGNEYGCHVAACYCDESAQAFRDWLQRRYETLEALNEAWGTAFWSQQYAAWDEINPPRSAPTFINPTQQLDWQRFSSDALLECFELERAILKEITPDVPITTNFMRLFKPLDYWTWAAREDLVSLDQYQDPADPLTHIDAALNFDLVRSLGQGRPWLLMEQATSQVNWRSQNPVKQPGQMRLWSHQAIARGSNGVMFFQWRASKAGAEKFHSGMVPHVGTASRTWREVVALGQELQRLGGVITTRVSAEVAIVFDWESWWALELDARPSSDLRLIEQVRSFYDPLFQRNITVDFVRPDADLRGYRLVLVPNLYLVSDEAARQLEQYVADGGTLMMSFFSGIVDERDHVRLGGYPAPFRALLGLRVEEFVPYAPGQANTITADDGACYPCDLWSDLIDLEGATAIARYADAFYAGRPAATRHRFGRGTAYYVGTRPDTSGIAWLLDRACEDAGVRAAYAVPEGVEVVRRQGEQTALLYMLNHRNQPVEIALHEDATDLLTGQHIAGTFTLPALGVAVLISDHRSG
- a CDS encoding GntR family transcriptional regulator, which gives rise to MSAQLVPEPRYRTKQAFVYQSLRDAIMRGDLPPGARLRIEAIAQRLGVSPIPVREALHMLQSERLVENTPHVGATVAPISKASIIEIFTVMEGLELVATRTAAQRLTPADRHHLHELLAAMDQAVESAAYHQWADLNTAFHLAIVRMTDMPMLQEMTARVLNQWDRVRRYYLKDVLVFRLAQAQQEHHAIVQAMLDRDEERLAQVVRAHSQGALAAYTEYLAHTCEPV
- a CDS encoding sugar ABC transporter substrate-binding protein; amino-acid sequence: MYTRRILLPLLVILSLLVVACGASDDSGAANTTGSTAASGSPAASSEASASPAASTAAAPAAGGEQVELRIAWWGSQNRHDRTLKVIEMFQKEHPNIKITPEYSTFDDHWTRLTTQAAGGNIPDIIQQDYAKIAEWVSRDQLLPLDDFVASGTISLGNVADEQLAGGKIDGKLYGVNLGTNALGVLYDPALFERAGVATPGADWTWSDLQQTASQLHEKLNIYGIENFYNAEFFKLWLKDHGAWMYNEDGTALGYDDDQLAVQFFQMLVDMQKSGATPTREFDAGRGTVGIEDSLIVTEKSAMIFVWSNMPAAISAASGDRALELTLPPQAENGGQGVYLKPSMFFSISSKSQHPKEAAMFIDYFTNNVEANKALGAERGVPISPEIRQALQPELPAMQQKVFAYISEAEKVAAPINAPDPAGHSKVLTDVYNPIIDRLLYGEITPAEAAAQFRADATAILKSR
- a CDS encoding sugar phosphate isomerase/epimerase family protein; translation: MRPLTDLSRLSLNQATTQHWSVRQAVDGCARAGIPWIGLWRHKVDELGATASARLVRDAGLRVSSLCRGGFFPAVTVAERQARIDDNRRAIDEAAELGTDVLVLVCGPAPDRNIQAAREMVRDGIAALVPYAREHGVRLAIEPLHPMFAADRSVIVTLAQALDIAEQFDAQQVGVAIDVYHVWWDPEIYPQIRRATGRILGFHVNDWLVPTPDLLMGRGMMGDGVIELRRLRAAVDVTGYTGPIEVEIFNQAIWDTAGDAVLSQMCERYLAHV
- a CDS encoding dihydrodipicolinate synthase family protein; this translates as MSRELLLPRSDGTLAPYRPGPPSTFRPPTQPLTSRIAYSAAHVVVDPLANTDPIGDSQIDWETTLAYRRYLWSLGLAVADAMDTAQRGMGLGWATAQELIRRSVAEARAVGGTIACGAGTDHLMPGPSVRLAEVEAAYEAQCSFVEGVGGRIILMASRALAACARGPEDYAQVYGRILSQVRQPVILHWLGDMFDPALAGYWGTRDLDAAMEHCLRIIDEHAAKIDGIKISLLDKDREIAMRRRLPARVRMYTGDDFNYAELIRGDTQGHSHALLGIFDAIAPAASAALQALDGGDLDSYEAILAPTVPLSRHIFQPPTYYYKTGVVFLAYLNGHQQHFRMLAGHESARSVVHLAELFMLADRAGILNDPDQATARMRRVLAVAGVV
- a CDS encoding Gfo/Idh/MocA family oxidoreductase → MAEQRIGLIMNGVTGRMGMNQHLIRSIVAIRQQGGVALPNGDRLMPDPILVGRSEHKLAALARAHGIERWSTNLERCLAAPDDVIYFDAQTTTRRAASVREAIAAGKHIYCEKPIATDLETSLDLARRAREAGVKNGVVQDKLWLPGLLKLKRLVDSGFFGRILSVRGEFGYWVFEGDWQPAQRPSWNYRKEDDGGIIVDMFAHWRYVLDHLFGAVRSVSCLGATHIPERFDEQGARYGATADDAAYGTFELEGGIIAQINSSWAVRVYRDELFSLQVDGTEGSAVAGLRECRTQHRANTPRAVWNPDIPNPIDFWDDWQEVPDNQIFDNAFKVQWELFLRHVACDEPFPYDLLEGARGVQLAELGLRSWQQRCWVDVPELKL